The Vibrio splendidus genome has a window encoding:
- a CDS encoding mechanosensitive ion channel family protein: MIKVWRCLFLMLAFVASGSFAQSVDKIAEVQDQLMLDLTTLETAHDAEKPFLEDILRRKNQALRKEISSQLSSDKKEGLDAVLAQQVDLLQHLLSLNEVKIVSMSKDNRSAEGDAKKRLELLIQKRIGMMDDYYQQLSKTLSWSKGRGVDVSAAESQLKTALVSRSQYLTNAILYTDTQRQDLERRLSFVSEDEKATIKTELIRFSERTSVMVASLETSISMMAPFGVDVTSYKRILLATTGDINADVLDVDVALDLLDSWLRSFSSWAFENTPSFIVKLALFLGILYVTRLIANVARKTVRKSVSHSKMDFSVLMQEFFVSIASKAVVFIGLLIALSQIGIELAPLLTGFGVAGVIIGFALQDTLSNFASGLMILIYRPYDVGDMVKVAGVQGTVKDMSLVSTTIQTIDNQRLVIPNNKIWGDVINNITAERVRRVDMVFGIGYSDDIDKAKAVLNDIILAHPLVLKKPEHMIKLHTLNTSSVDFVVRPWVKTDDYWDVYWDVTETVKKRFDEEGITIPFPQRDVHIYNHEES; encoded by the coding sequence ATGATAAAGGTTTGGCGTTGTCTATTTTTAATGTTGGCGTTTGTGGCATCAGGGAGTTTTGCACAAAGTGTCGATAAAATAGCAGAAGTACAAGACCAGCTAATGCTGGACCTAACAACATTAGAAACAGCGCACGATGCTGAGAAGCCGTTTCTAGAAGATATATTAAGACGAAAGAACCAAGCACTACGTAAAGAGATTTCCTCCCAATTATCATCCGATAAGAAGGAGGGCTTAGACGCTGTTCTTGCCCAACAGGTAGATCTTTTACAACATTTACTGTCATTGAACGAAGTTAAAATTGTCTCTATGAGCAAAGACAACCGTTCCGCTGAAGGTGATGCTAAAAAGCGTCTTGAATTGTTGATTCAAAAACGTATCGGAATGATGGATGATTACTATCAGCAACTCTCTAAAACCTTAAGTTGGTCAAAAGGTCGAGGCGTTGATGTATCGGCTGCGGAAAGTCAGTTAAAAACCGCATTGGTTTCTCGTTCTCAATATCTGACCAATGCGATCCTGTATACAGACACGCAGCGTCAAGATCTAGAGCGTCGCTTGTCTTTTGTTAGTGAAGACGAAAAGGCGACAATAAAAACTGAGTTAATACGTTTCAGCGAACGAACCAGTGTAATGGTTGCCAGCTTAGAGACAAGTATCTCTATGATGGCCCCGTTTGGTGTGGATGTCACTTCGTACAAGCGCATTCTATTAGCGACTACTGGGGACATTAACGCCGATGTGTTGGATGTCGATGTTGCACTGGATCTATTGGATAGCTGGCTTCGATCGTTCAGTTCATGGGCGTTTGAAAACACCCCTTCATTTATCGTTAAACTCGCTCTGTTTCTCGGTATTTTATACGTAACTCGCCTTATTGCTAACGTGGCTCGTAAGACCGTTCGTAAGAGTGTCTCGCACTCTAAAATGGACTTTAGCGTATTGATGCAGGAGTTCTTCGTATCCATCGCATCTAAAGCGGTCGTGTTTATTGGTTTGCTTATCGCTCTGTCTCAAATTGGGATTGAGCTAGCGCCACTATTAACCGGTTTCGGTGTTGCGGGTGTCATTATTGGTTTCGCATTGCAAGACACACTATCTAACTTTGCGTCAGGTTTGATGATCTTGATCTATCGTCCTTATGATGTGGGCGACATGGTTAAAGTGGCCGGCGTTCAAGGCACAGTAAAAGACATGAGCTTAGTGTCGACGACCATTCAAACCATCGATAACCAACGCTTGGTGATCCCGAACAACAAGATTTGGGGTGACGTGATCAACAACATCACTGCAGAACGTGTGAGACGTGTTGATATGGTCTTCGGCATTGGGTACTCAGATGATATCGATAAAGCGAAAGCGGTATTGAACGACATCATTCTTGCGCACCCTCTAGTACTGAAAAAACCGGAGCATATGATCAAGCTTCATACCTTGAATACGTCTTCTGTTGATTTTGTCGTCAGACCTTGGGTTAAGACCGATGACTATTGGGATGTGTATTGGGATGTGACGGAAACCGTGAAGAAACGCTTCGATGAAGAAGGTATCACGATCCCATTCCCTCAACGAGATGTGCATATTTACAATCACGAAGAGAGCTAA
- a CDS encoding porin has protein sequence MKKAVLASAVVAALVSGSSLAATVYSSDGTELKIGGRAEFRGDFIGSGGKEIDGTMKNKSRVRLNVGGTTEITSDLSGFGFYEAEQGVNSSADNDETDNFKQRYMYAGLEGNFGAVSVGRQDTAAAQISEMSDVTIYSGDQKAFINAGNEQINNTFVYAYDADALSLKASLIAGEDKDTDGYGISGIYTLPMGLGFGLGYSGNDNGAGNGSATAVIAGINYKMDALYLGATYTMGDLDDKAKTEFSGVEVAAKYKLTDQFELAALYQKQEKDATQNITVDTADFFELTGTYKFNKSIRTYVAYQLNNLDDVKVAGLETQSEDSLRLGLRYDF, from the coding sequence ATGAAAAAGGCAGTTCTAGCTTCTGCAGTGGTAGCGGCACTAGTTTCAGGTTCATCTCTAGCAGCAACAGTTTACAGCTCTGATGGTACAGAACTTAAAATTGGCGGCCGTGCGGAATTCCGTGGTGATTTCATTGGTTCAGGCGGTAAAGAAATCGACGGAACCATGAAAAATAAAAGCCGTGTGCGTTTAAATGTTGGCGGTACTACTGAAATCACTAGCGATTTATCTGGTTTCGGTTTCTACGAAGCAGAACAAGGCGTAAATTCTTCAGCGGATAACGATGAAACTGATAACTTTAAACAACGCTATATGTACGCTGGCCTTGAAGGTAACTTTGGTGCTGTTTCGGTAGGTCGTCAAGATACAGCCGCTGCTCAAATCTCAGAAATGTCGGATGTTACTATCTACTCAGGTGATCAAAAAGCCTTCATTAACGCGGGCAACGAGCAGATTAACAACACATTCGTGTACGCTTACGATGCTGATGCTCTTTCGTTGAAGGCAAGTTTAATCGCTGGCGAAGATAAAGATACAGACGGTTACGGTATCTCTGGTATCTACACATTACCTATGGGCTTAGGTTTTGGTCTTGGTTATTCAGGTAATGACAATGGCGCGGGTAATGGCTCTGCAACCGCTGTAATTGCTGGTATCAACTACAAAATGGATGCTCTATACCTAGGTGCAACCTACACAATGGGTGACCTAGACGACAAAGCTAAGACTGAGTTCTCTGGTGTAGAAGTTGCGGCTAAGTACAAACTAACCGATCAATTTGAATTGGCGGCTTTGTACCAAAAACAAGAAAAAGACGCGACACAGAACATCACTGTTGATACAGCTGATTTCTTCGAGCTAACGGGTACATACAAGTTCAACAAGTCTATCCGTACTTACGTTGCTTACCAATTAAACAACCTAGACGATGTAAAAGTTGCGGGTCTAGAGACACAAAGCGAAGATTCTCTTCGTCTAGGTCTACGCTACGACTTCTAA
- a CDS encoding DMT family transporter, whose amino-acid sequence MSQHHPIQGASWMLTAGLAFAVINSLTQIASIHFGLTSTTVAVIQYAIALFAILPYLKTLGIRRALKTDNLKLHVFRVFLSVIGIQLWIWALAYPVPIWQGIALLMTSPLFATIGSGLFLKEKVGAARWGATLAGFVGAMVILEPWAEDFNWATLLPIGAAFFWACYSLMVKKLSSQDSPSTMVVYLLLLITPFNILLAAPDWQTPSGGKIWAILIVIGVMTALAQWAIVKAYSVADASFVQPFDHAKLPLNVLAGWIVFSWVPPGRLWLGAAIIIASVAFITHWETKKPSKLKKV is encoded by the coding sequence ATGTCACAACACCATCCGATCCAAGGCGCTAGCTGGATGCTAACCGCAGGCCTAGCCTTTGCCGTCATTAACAGCCTAACTCAAATCGCTAGCATTCATTTCGGACTTACTTCTACTACCGTTGCCGTCATTCAATACGCCATCGCGTTGTTCGCTATTCTTCCTTATCTGAAAACGCTGGGCATTCGCCGCGCGCTAAAAACCGACAACCTTAAGTTGCATGTATTCCGTGTGTTTTTATCGGTGATTGGTATTCAACTTTGGATATGGGCGCTGGCTTACCCAGTTCCTATTTGGCAAGGCATTGCCCTTCTCATGACGTCGCCACTGTTTGCAACCATAGGTTCAGGGCTTTTCCTCAAGGAGAAAGTTGGAGCTGCTCGCTGGGGAGCGACCTTAGCAGGTTTCGTGGGTGCGATGGTGATTCTAGAGCCGTGGGCTGAAGACTTTAACTGGGCAACGCTACTACCGATTGGCGCCGCTTTCTTTTGGGCATGCTACTCACTAATGGTGAAAAAGCTCTCTTCACAAGACAGTCCTTCTACCATGGTGGTCTACCTTTTACTATTGATTACGCCATTTAACATCCTACTTGCTGCGCCAGATTGGCAGACTCCAAGCGGCGGTAAGATTTGGGCTATCTTAATTGTCATCGGTGTTATGACGGCACTTGCTCAATGGGCAATTGTAAAAGCCTACTCAGTCGCTGATGCTTCATTCGTACAACCTTTTGACCACGCAAAATTACCGCTAAATGTCCTAGCAGGTTGGATTGTATTTAGCTGGGTTCCACCGGGTCGTTTATGGCTCGGGGCTGCTATTATTATTGCGTCAGTCGCATTTATAACGCACTGGGAAACGAAAAAGCCGTCAAAACTGAAGAAAGTTTAG
- a CDS encoding protein-disulfide reductase DsbD family protein, with protein sequence MRTCAKAFVTAILVMTSFTALAQTTGWISVPEHPPVKMRMMSTGEQSDNGGTVQTVLDVTLDGDWKTYWRSPGEGGIPPSWDWSDSTNIESVDWHWPIPKYYEQLDVMTLGYKKHVSFPVTLTLKDKTQPAVFRASLSFPSCTNICVLTDYDIELPIDTHQLQFDEEAMFLFNQGMSQSPREANRTSVNGLFWDKSKQQLVTQLTSNEGWDKPMVLIDGKEVIDDFFAQPSVHITGNTMTAVFDVSNWIGEVDLTDRTVSVTVSDTNFAEEMTAQVGSEPIAYQASNNGFLAMIGFALIGGLILNIMPCVLPVLGMKLNSIIQNQGASNRHIRLSFLASASGVITSFAFLALGMTVLKMGGNAIGWGIQFQNVWFIGFMLIITLLFSINLLGLFEFRLPSGLNTWMATKGDDSHSGHFIQGMFATLLATPCSAPFLGTAVAYALGASYQELWAIFIALGIGMSAPWLIFALFPSLTKLLPKPGAWMFRVKLVFGLMMFITSLWLASLMSPFIGKFPTILLSLFIVITVLIWIGRKLGRKVLIPIVATTTLVFGAALIVGSVTADNWATPIVDDLDWQKLDAKQIPQLVEQGKTVFVDVTAEWCITCKANKIGVILQDPVYSHLQQEDIVLMKGDWTTPSESVTQYLQSNGRFGVPFNIVYGPSYRSGIPLPVILNSDTVVQAIDAAR encoded by the coding sequence ATGCGCACATGCGCAAAAGCTTTCGTCACTGCAATCTTAGTCATGACGTCATTTACCGCCCTGGCTCAAACCACGGGCTGGATAAGCGTGCCTGAGCATCCACCAGTTAAGATGCGAATGATGTCGACGGGTGAACAGTCGGATAACGGCGGTACCGTTCAAACTGTATTGGACGTTACACTCGACGGTGACTGGAAAACCTATTGGCGCAGCCCAGGTGAAGGTGGCATTCCGCCAAGCTGGGATTGGTCTGATTCAACTAATATAGAGTCTGTAGATTGGCATTGGCCGATCCCTAAATACTACGAACAACTTGACGTAATGACGCTGGGCTACAAAAAGCACGTAAGCTTTCCTGTCACCCTAACGTTGAAAGACAAAACGCAACCTGCTGTATTTAGGGCTTCTCTCTCGTTCCCGTCGTGCACCAATATTTGTGTTTTGACTGACTATGACATCGAACTCCCTATCGACACGCATCAATTGCAGTTCGATGAAGAAGCGATGTTCTTGTTCAACCAAGGCATGAGCCAATCTCCAAGAGAAGCGAACCGGACTTCAGTGAACGGTCTATTTTGGGACAAAAGCAAGCAACAACTGGTCACTCAACTAACCAGTAACGAAGGCTGGGATAAGCCGATGGTGTTGATCGATGGCAAAGAAGTCATCGATGATTTCTTTGCTCAACCAAGCGTTCACATCACCGGCAATACGATGACCGCGGTATTTGACGTCAGCAACTGGATAGGCGAAGTCGACTTAACGGATCGCACCGTTAGTGTCACCGTTTCAGACACTAATTTTGCCGAAGAGATGACCGCTCAAGTCGGCTCAGAACCTATTGCTTATCAAGCAAGTAACAACGGTTTTCTTGCAATGATCGGCTTTGCTTTGATTGGTGGTTTAATCCTCAATATTATGCCGTGTGTGCTGCCTGTATTAGGAATGAAGCTAAACAGCATCATTCAAAACCAAGGCGCATCTAATCGTCATATCCGACTCTCATTCTTAGCTTCTGCGTCAGGTGTCATTACATCATTTGCATTCCTAGCCCTTGGCATGACCGTTCTAAAAATGGGTGGCAATGCGATTGGTTGGGGAATCCAGTTCCAAAATGTTTGGTTCATCGGGTTCATGCTGATCATCACTTTGCTGTTCTCGATTAATCTACTTGGGTTATTCGAATTCAGACTACCATCAGGTTTAAACACTTGGATGGCAACCAAAGGTGATGACTCACATTCAGGCCACTTTATTCAAGGCATGTTTGCGACGCTGTTGGCAACGCCGTGTAGTGCTCCGTTCTTAGGAACCGCAGTTGCTTATGCACTTGGGGCAAGCTACCAAGAGTTGTGGGCTATCTTTATCGCACTCGGCATCGGTATGAGTGCACCTTGGTTGATTTTCGCGCTGTTCCCGAGTCTTACAAAACTGCTTCCAAAACCTGGGGCATGGATGTTCAGAGTTAAGCTGGTATTTGGCTTAATGATGTTCATTACCAGTCTATGGTTAGCAAGCCTAATGAGCCCATTCATTGGTAAATTCCCGACGATCCTGTTGTCACTGTTTATCGTGATTACAGTATTGATTTGGATTGGCCGTAAGTTGGGCCGCAAGGTACTTATTCCTATTGTCGCAACCACAACCTTGGTGTTTGGTGCTGCATTGATCGTCGGTAGTGTCACCGCTGATAACTGGGCGACACCGATTGTTGACGATCTCGATTGGCAAAAGCTAGATGCAAAACAAATCCCCCAATTGGTTGAGCAAGGCAAAACGGTATTTGTCGATGTGACCGCTGAGTGGTGTATTACCTGTAAAGCCAACAAGATCGGCGTCATTCTCCAAGACCCTGTCTACAGCCACCTACAGCAAGAAGACATTGTTTTGATGAAAGGCGATTGGACAACACCAAGTGAAAGTGTCACTCAATACCTACAAAGTAATGGTCGATTTGGTGTGCCATTTAATATCGTCTACGGCCCAAGCTATAGAAGCGGTATTCCACTGCCTGTCATTCTCAACAGTGACACGGTCGTTCAAGCCATCGACGCTGCGAGATAA
- a CDS encoding protein disulfide oxidoreductase: MKTPNNEDKSSTTEDSAVKGETKKPSRLKKWGKELVSMILIVGVVSFAMDFYHSRSMPQGDAIPIVGQSLQGEDIDVIELSKNGKPVIVYFWATWCGACKFVSPTVNSFSDSHQVVSVALSSGPDERVQRYLEAKEYDFPVINDLSGSISRSWGVNVTPSIVIIKDGKISSIATGITSPIGLWLRTYFA; this comes from the coding sequence ATGAAGACTCCCAACAATGAAGATAAATCTAGCACGACTGAAGACAGCGCTGTAAAGGGTGAAACCAAAAAGCCAAGTCGTCTTAAGAAGTGGGGAAAGGAACTGGTTTCAATGATATTGATCGTTGGCGTGGTTTCATTTGCGATGGACTTTTATCACAGCAGAAGCATGCCTCAGGGCGACGCGATTCCAATTGTGGGTCAATCGCTCCAAGGCGAAGATATTGATGTTATCGAGCTAAGCAAAAATGGTAAGCCAGTCATTGTCTATTTTTGGGCGACTTGGTGTGGCGCCTGCAAATTTGTAAGCCCAACCGTCAATAGCTTCAGTGATTCCCATCAGGTGGTTTCGGTCGCTCTATCGTCTGGTCCAGACGAGCGTGTTCAGCGCTACTTGGAGGCGAAAGAGTATGACTTCCCTGTGATCAATGATCTTTCTGGATCAATCAGCAGAAGTTGGGGCGTTAATGTCACTCCAAGCATCGTCATCATAAAAGATGGAAAGATTAGCAGTATCGCAACAGGCATTACTTCCCCGATAGGGCTTTGGTTGAGAACCTACTTTGCCTAA
- a CDS encoding glutaredoxin domain-containing protein, with amino-acid sequence MKKPVKITLYRWAGSWGPFKVNIPCGECTLTKDILKDTFENELSDVDVELEVKDWLSHWWEPLKLGSWHAPILVVEGKVVSQGEALNRGVLVQSVIKEWTKRDSLKGNIIYGKATCPFCVKAKKMLDEAGVEYQYHDVVKDSAALYRMIPEVKAHIGEKTPVTVPQIWLDGKYIGGADNLEAWMKENGLDTIPNNVVDLSNQSAG; translated from the coding sequence ATGAAGAAACCAGTCAAGATTACACTATACCGTTGGGCAGGCAGCTGGGGTCCATTTAAAGTTAATATCCCATGTGGGGAATGTACCCTTACCAAAGACATTCTTAAGGATACTTTTGAGAATGAGTTATCAGATGTCGATGTCGAACTGGAAGTGAAAGATTGGTTGTCTCACTGGTGGGAGCCTCTAAAACTGGGCTCTTGGCATGCTCCAATCCTTGTTGTTGAAGGCAAGGTTGTAAGCCAAGGCGAAGCGCTTAACCGCGGTGTGTTAGTTCAATCCGTGATCAAAGAGTGGACCAAACGCGACAGCCTAAAAGGCAACATCATTTATGGTAAAGCGACCTGCCCATTCTGTGTTAAGGCAAAGAAAATGCTTGATGAAGCGGGTGTTGAATACCAATACCACGATGTCGTAAAAGACAGCGCAGCTTTGTATCGCATGATTCCTGAGGTCAAAGCGCACATTGGTGAGAAAACACCAGTAACCGTTCCTCAGATCTGGCTCGATGGTAAATACATCGGTGGAGCAGACAACTTAGAAGCATGGATGAAAGAAAATGGTTTAGATACCATTCCAAATAACGTTGTCGACCTGTCCAACCAATCGGCAGGCTAA
- a CDS encoding DsbA family protein codes for MKKHLISTLILGSLMSTTAFAELSTEQTQQLEEINQFLKENPSTISGLHTSLEQYVAGQEQSKKAQAGSHDWLYNNDAHPITGNPDGKSVIINFTDYNCPYCKRLEKGLVQLASENSDIKVINVYLSFKQQQVVGLDTNAALYAMKVWKDNPEAFPEVDRLLMAKSGIHSKSSLEAVAKKTGTEAELKTTQEQNQVLTTNHQTFSALGLTGTPTMMMNGNVLPGYVPYDRLKDIVDDAF; via the coding sequence ATGAAAAAGCATCTGATTAGTACACTGATTTTAGGCTCACTAATGAGCACCACTGCCTTCGCTGAGTTAAGCACAGAACAAACCCAGCAACTTGAAGAGATTAACCAATTTCTGAAAGAGAACCCTTCTACGATCTCTGGTTTACATACCAGCTTAGAGCAGTACGTAGCAGGGCAAGAACAGTCGAAGAAGGCTCAAGCAGGAAGCCATGATTGGTTGTACAACAATGACGCTCACCCAATCACGGGCAATCCGGATGGCAAATCGGTCATCATTAACTTTACCGACTATAACTGCCCTTACTGTAAGCGATTGGAAAAAGGCTTGGTTCAATTAGCCTCTGAAAATAGCGACATTAAAGTGATCAACGTGTACTTATCGTTTAAACAACAACAAGTTGTAGGGCTAGACACCAACGCGGCGCTATACGCGATGAAAGTATGGAAAGATAACCCAGAAGCATTCCCTGAAGTTGATAGATTGCTAATGGCCAAAAGTGGTATTCACTCGAAAAGCTCACTAGAAGCCGTTGCCAAAAAGACGGGAACAGAGGCGGAACTAAAAACAACTCAAGAACAAAACCAGGTTCTAACCACTAACCACCAAACGTTCAGTGCACTCGGCTTAACGGGCACTCCAACCATGATGATGAACGGAAATGTTTTACCAGGATATGTGCCTTACGACCGACTTAAAGATATCGTGGATGACGCTTTTTAA
- a CDS encoding succinylglutamate desuccinylase/aspartoacylase family protein: MKTEYLGDVLQGRQVIGSLNVEDLPVGEHQFWFQVTSDGLGQPKNMPVSVFKGSQAGPKLMITAGIHGDELNGVLAAQQIIRDLVGKTLKGTVTIVPTVNLSGLLNHSRDFISSDPGSCPANLNRLFPGDANGLAAERFVASLWDRLLKHNATFAVDLHTQTRGAVYPLYVFADYRIEQCLEMARLMTPDCVLNDPGDPGILETVWNRSGIPSITVEVGMGKFTQPDMIQRAADGVFNMLSYYEMLDGEDPFEASQLPSMDWIEGNNVVSIRADIGGFVLPQVELLQSVEQDDLLAIQYDAFGNECRRYHAPSSGRVLSYNVDALREPGALVCRLLS, from the coding sequence ATGAAAACAGAGTACTTAGGCGATGTTTTACAAGGTAGGCAGGTTATTGGCTCCTTGAATGTTGAAGACTTACCCGTTGGAGAGCACCAGTTTTGGTTTCAAGTAACCAGTGATGGGCTGGGGCAACCCAAGAACATGCCGGTTTCTGTTTTCAAAGGCAGTCAAGCAGGTCCTAAGTTGATGATCACCGCTGGTATTCACGGTGATGAGCTCAACGGTGTGTTGGCTGCTCAGCAAATTATTAGAGACTTAGTCGGTAAAACTCTCAAAGGCACGGTAACGATAGTGCCTACTGTGAATTTGTCGGGTTTGCTTAACCACAGCCGCGATTTTATCTCTTCAGATCCGGGCTCTTGCCCTGCCAACCTTAATCGACTCTTTCCGGGTGATGCGAATGGCTTAGCGGCAGAGCGCTTTGTTGCGTCTTTGTGGGATCGGTTACTCAAACACAATGCGACATTCGCCGTTGACCTGCATACCCAAACTCGTGGCGCGGTCTACCCACTTTATGTTTTTGCTGACTACCGAATTGAACAATGCCTTGAAATGGCAAGGTTGATGACACCAGATTGTGTTCTCAATGATCCTGGCGATCCAGGTATTCTTGAAACGGTTTGGAATCGAAGTGGAATTCCGAGTATTACGGTGGAAGTGGGGATGGGTAAGTTTACTCAGCCTGATATGATTCAACGAGCCGCGGACGGTGTTTTTAATATGCTGTCTTACTACGAGATGCTTGATGGTGAAGACCCGTTTGAGGCAAGTCAGCTGCCAAGTATGGACTGGATAGAAGGCAACAACGTCGTATCTATCCGCGCAGACATAGGTGGCTTTGTGCTGCCTCAGGTCGAGCTTTTGCAAAGTGTCGAACAAGATGATCTGCTCGCCATCCAATATGATGCGTTCGGTAATGAATGTCGTCGTTATCACGCACCATCTTCTGGTCGTGTACTCAGCTATAACGTGGATGCATTAAGGGAGCCGGGTGCGCTTGTTTGTCGCTTGCTGAGTTAA